From a region of the Mycobacteroides saopaulense genome:
- a CDS encoding acyl-ACP desaturase, whose product MPRELTDLEMLSELEPIAEANVNRHLSVTTEWHPHDYVPWDRGRNFAAMGGEDWDPEQSQLSEVAKAAMITNLLTEDNLPSYHRQAAKFFGLDGAWGTWVGRWTAEENRHGIVIRDYLVVTRGVDPVALERARMEHMTAGFDATDEEESVHKTDFLLSVAYTTLQELATRVSHRNTGKVCDDPVADRMLQRVAADENLHMIFYRNMCSAALDLVPDQAIEAIGAVIENFRMPGQGMPNFRRNGVLMAKHGIYDPRQHLEEVVTPNLRKWRIFERNDFSAKGEQRREQLAAYVEDLKLQVVKFEEQRDRMLAREAMKREARAG is encoded by the coding sequence ATGCCGAGAGAGCTGACTGACCTCGAGATGCTCAGCGAGCTAGAGCCGATTGCTGAGGCCAACGTCAACCGGCATTTGTCCGTGACCACGGAGTGGCATCCACACGACTACGTTCCCTGGGATCGGGGTAGGAACTTCGCGGCGATGGGCGGCGAGGATTGGGATCCCGAGCAGTCACAGCTGAGCGAGGTCGCCAAGGCGGCGATGATCACCAATTTGCTCACCGAGGACAATCTGCCCTCGTATCACCGGCAGGCCGCCAAGTTCTTCGGTCTAGACGGTGCTTGGGGTACTTGGGTGGGTCGTTGGACCGCCGAGGAAAACCGGCACGGCATCGTCATCCGCGACTATCTCGTCGTGACGCGTGGCGTGGACCCTGTGGCGTTGGAGCGCGCCCGCATGGAGCACATGACCGCCGGGTTCGACGCGACCGACGAGGAAGAGTCGGTGCACAAGACCGACTTCTTGTTGTCGGTGGCTTACACCACGCTGCAGGAACTGGCGACCCGCGTCAGCCATCGCAATACGGGCAAGGTGTGCGACGACCCTGTTGCCGACCGGATGTTGCAGCGCGTCGCGGCCGACGAGAACCTGCACATGATCTTCTATCGCAATATGTGCAGTGCCGCACTGGATCTGGTGCCGGATCAGGCTATCGAGGCGATCGGTGCGGTGATCGAGAACTTTCGGATGCCGGGCCAGGGCATGCCCAACTTCCGCCGTAATGGCGTGCTGATGGCCAAGCACGGCATCTATGACCCGCGCCAGCACCTCGAAGAGGTGGTGACGCCGAACCTGCGCAAGTGGCGGATTTTCGAGCGCAACGATTTCAGCGCCAAGGGCGAGCAGCGCCGCGAGCAACTCGCCGCATACGTGGAAGACCTTAAGCTCCAAGTGGTTAAGTTCGAAGAGCAGCGTGACCGAATGCTGGCGCGCGAAGCCATGAAGCGAGAGGCCCGCGCCGGATAG